One segment of Mycolicibacterium baixiangningiae DNA contains the following:
- the glf gene encoding UDP-galactopyranose mutase — protein MSSPVSPVAPLQPSGASYDLVVVGSGFFGLTIAERVATQLDKRVLVIERRPHIGGNAYSEPEPQTGIEVHRYGAHLFHTSNQRVWDYVRQFTDFTGYQHRVFALYNGQAYQFPMGLGLVSQFFGRYFTPDEARALIAEQSAEIDTDDAQNLEEKAISLIGRPLYEAFVKHYTAKQWQTDPKELPASTINRLPVRYTFDNRYFNDTYEGLPVDGYTKWLENMAADDRIEVRLDTDWFDVREDLRAANPDAPVIYTGPVDRYFDYDEGRLGWRTLDFELEVLDTGDFQGTPVMNYNDADVPYTRIHEFRHFHPERAYPTDKTVIMREFSRFADEDDEPYYPINTESDRALLAAYRAKAKAETASAKVLFGGRLGTYQYLDMHMAIASALNMYDNTLAPHLRDGAPLTQSESNTT, from the coding sequence ATGAGCTCCCCTGTTTCCCCGGTCGCTCCGCTCCAGCCCTCCGGAGCCTCCTACGACCTCGTCGTCGTCGGCTCCGGCTTCTTCGGCCTCACGATCGCCGAGCGGGTGGCGACCCAGTTGGACAAGCGGGTCCTCGTCATCGAGCGACGGCCGCACATCGGCGGCAACGCCTACTCCGAACCCGAGCCGCAGACCGGTATCGAGGTGCACCGATACGGCGCCCACCTGTTCCACACCTCCAACCAGCGGGTGTGGGACTACGTGCGGCAGTTCACCGACTTCACCGGCTACCAGCACCGGGTGTTCGCGCTGTACAACGGCCAGGCCTACCAGTTCCCGATGGGCCTGGGCCTGGTGAGTCAGTTCTTCGGCCGCTACTTCACCCCGGACGAGGCCCGCGCGCTGATCGCCGAGCAGTCCGCCGAGATCGACACCGACGACGCGCAGAACCTCGAGGAGAAGGCCATCTCACTGATCGGCCGCCCGCTCTACGAGGCGTTCGTCAAGCACTACACCGCCAAGCAGTGGCAGACCGACCCCAAGGAACTGCCCGCCTCCACGATCAACCGGCTCCCGGTCCGCTACACCTTCGACAACCGCTACTTCAACGACACCTACGAGGGTCTGCCCGTCGACGGGTACACGAAGTGGCTGGAGAACATGGCCGCCGACGACCGTATCGAGGTCAGGCTGGACACCGACTGGTTCGACGTGCGTGAGGACCTGCGCGCCGCGAACCCCGACGCCCCGGTGATCTACACCGGCCCGGTGGACCGTTACTTCGACTACGACGAGGGCCGGCTCGGCTGGCGCACCCTCGATTTCGAGCTCGAGGTGCTCGACACCGGTGATTTCCAGGGCACCCCCGTCATGAACTACAACGACGCCGACGTGCCCTACACGCGCATCCACGAGTTCCGGCACTTCCACCCCGAGCGGGCCTACCCCACGGACAAGACCGTGATCATGCGCGAGTTCTCCCGGTTCGCCGACGAGGACGACGAGCCCTACTATCCGATCAACACCGAGTCCGACCGCGCGCTGCTGGCCGCCTACCGGGCCAAGGCCAAGGCCGAGACGGCGTCGGCCAAGGTCCTCTTCGGCGGGCGACTGGGCACCTACCAGTACCTCGACATGCACATGGCCATCGCGAGCGCGCTGAACATGTACGACAACACCCTGGCGCCGCACCTGCGCGACGGTGCGCCCCTGACCCAGAGCGAGAGCAACACCACATGA